In Nitrobacteraceae bacterium AZCC 1564, the following proteins share a genomic window:
- a CDS encoding queuine tRNA-ribosyltransferase (product_source=KO:K00773; cath_funfam=3.20.20.105; cog=COG0343; ko=KO:K00773; pfam=PF01702; superfamily=51713; tigrfam=TIGR00430), whose product MTVANHFKLLGRDGEARTGELTTPHGVVHTPAFMPVGTAGAMKGIHWRDIRETGADIVLGNTYHLMLRPGAERIAALGGLQKFTTWNGPMLTDSGGFQVMSLAKLRKVTEHAVTFSSHIDGAKIELSPERAIEVQRLFGSDIAMQLDECVRLPAERADIERAMHLSLRWAERCKRAFETAPDGYMLFGIGQGGDVPELRRESARALIDMGFHGYAIGGLAVGEPQEVMLAMIEEVAPILPQDRPRYLMGVGTPDDLLEAVARGIDMFDCVMPTRNGRHGHVFTRHGIINLRNARHANDPRPLDEQSTWPATRSYSRAYLHHLVKSEETLGAMLLSEINIAYYQHLMQGSRAAIAAGKFDDFRACTREGWTRGDIAPLA is encoded by the coding sequence ATGACAGTCGCTAATCATTTCAAACTCTTGGGCCGGGACGGTGAAGCGCGCACCGGCGAGCTGACCACCCCGCATGGCGTCGTGCACACACCGGCCTTCATGCCGGTCGGGACTGCCGGCGCAATGAAAGGCATACACTGGCGGGATATCCGCGAGACCGGCGCGGACATCGTGCTGGGGAACACCTATCACCTGATGCTGCGTCCGGGGGCTGAGCGCATCGCCGCGCTGGGTGGGCTCCAGAAATTCACCACCTGGAATGGCCCGATGCTGACCGACTCCGGCGGCTTCCAGGTGATGTCCTTGGCCAAACTGCGCAAGGTGACCGAGCACGCTGTCACGTTCAGCTCTCACATCGACGGCGCGAAGATTGAGCTTTCGCCCGAGCGCGCAATTGAGGTCCAGCGGCTATTCGGCTCGGACATCGCCATGCAGCTTGATGAATGTGTGCGGTTGCCGGCCGAGCGGGCCGACATCGAGCGCGCTATGCATCTTTCGCTACGCTGGGCAGAGCGCTGCAAGCGCGCCTTCGAGACCGCGCCGGACGGCTACATGCTGTTCGGCATCGGGCAGGGAGGCGACGTTCCCGAGCTGCGGCGCGAAAGCGCCCGTGCGCTGATCGACATGGGTTTCCACGGCTATGCCATTGGCGGACTTGCGGTCGGCGAGCCGCAGGAGGTTATGCTGGCAATGATCGAGGAGGTCGCGCCAATCCTGCCGCAGGATCGTCCACGGTACCTGATGGGCGTGGGGACGCCTGATGACCTGCTGGAGGCGGTGGCACGGGGCATCGACATGTTCGATTGCGTCATGCCGACGCGGAATGGCCGTCACGGTCACGTCTTCACGCGGCATGGCATCATCAACCTGCGCAACGCGCGACACGCCAATGATCCGCGGCCGCTCGATGAGCAAAGCACTTGGCCTGCTACGCGAAGTTATTCGCGTGCCTATTTGCATCATCTCGTGAAATCGGAAGAAACGCTCGGCGCGATGCTGCTGTCCGAGATCAATATCGCTTATTACCAGCATCTCATGCAGGGCAGCCGCGCCGCCATTGCCGCCGGCAAGTTTGACGATTTCCGCGCCTGCACGCGCGAGGGGTGGACCCGAGGGGACATCGCGCCGCTCGCTTAA
- a CDS encoding putative RNA-binding Zn ribbon-like protein (product_source=COG5516; cath_funfam=1.10.3300.10; cog=COG5516; smart=SM00547; superfamily=57850): MSAIAEILSTNASLVPLRPSDKPICVICSDTMVAAEASVLLADNEVSYLWTCDTCGCGFVTKHPATKPFACN, translated from the coding sequence ATGTCAGCAATCGCTGAAATTCTGTCGACCAATGCGTCTCTGGTGCCGCTGCGTCCGAGCGACAAGCCCATTTGCGTGATTTGCTCGGATACGATGGTTGCTGCAGAAGCTTCGGTCCTGCTTGCTGACAACGAAGTGAGCTATCTATGGACCTGCGATACCTGCGGCTGCGGTTTCGTGACCAAGCATCCGGCGACGAAACCGTTCGCCTGCAATTGA
- a CDS encoding cysteine synthase A (product_source=KO:K01738; cath_funfam=3.40.50.1100; cog=COG0031; ko=KO:K01738; pfam=PF00291; superfamily=53686; tigrfam=TIGR01139) translates to MDTRSGTDAAHNAGRGRVYDSIVDAFGDTPTVRLRRLPEQHGVKATILAKLEYFNPAASVKDRIGAAMVIAMEKAGVINPETVLIEPTSGNTGIALAFVAASRGYRLKLVMPESMSIERRKMLAFLGAEIILTPASQGMKGAIATAEELIRNTPNSVMPQQFKNLANPDVHRRTTAEEIWNDTKGNLDIFVAGVGTGGTITGVGQVLKPRKPSLRVVAVEPEESAVLSGGQHSPHKIQGIGAGFVPDILDRSVIDEIVKVNSATAIETSRALARLEGIPGGISSGAAIAAALELGKRPENAGKVILAVVPSFSERYLSTALFEGI, encoded by the coding sequence ATGGACACACGCTCAGGCACTGACGCTGCGCACAACGCGGGTCGTGGCCGCGTCTACGACAGCATTGTCGATGCATTCGGCGACACACCAACCGTTCGTCTGCGCAGGCTGCCGGAGCAGCACGGCGTCAAAGCGACAATTCTCGCCAAACTGGAATATTTCAATCCGGCGGCCAGCGTGAAGGATCGCATTGGTGCGGCGATGGTCATCGCCATGGAAAAGGCAGGCGTTATCAATCCGGAGACTGTGCTGATCGAGCCCACGTCGGGCAACACCGGTATCGCGCTTGCGTTCGTCGCCGCGTCACGCGGCTACAGGCTGAAGCTGGTCATGCCGGAATCGATGTCGATCGAACGGCGCAAGATGTTGGCATTCCTCGGCGCCGAGATCATCCTTACGCCCGCCTCGCAGGGCATGAAGGGAGCAATCGCCACCGCTGAGGAATTAATCCGCAATACACCCAATTCGGTGATGCCCCAACAATTCAAGAACCTTGCGAACCCCGACGTGCATCGCCGCACCACTGCTGAGGAAATCTGGAACGATACCAAGGGCAATCTTGATATCTTCGTGGCGGGCGTCGGTACTGGTGGTACCATCACCGGCGTCGGGCAGGTGCTAAAGCCGCGCAAACCGTCCCTGCGCGTTGTCGCCGTCGAACCGGAGGAGAGCGCCGTGCTGTCCGGTGGCCAGCATTCGCCACACAAGATTCAGGGCATCGGCGCCGGCTTTGTGCCGGACATTCTTGACCGTTCGGTGATCGACGAGATCGTGAAGGTCAACAGTGCCACTGCCATCGAAACTTCGCGGGCGCTGGCACGGCTTGAAGGCATTCCCGGCGGCATTTCATCCGGTGCGGCGATTGCGGCCGCGCTCGAACTCGGCAAGCGGCCGGAGAATGCCGGCAAGGTCATTCTCGCCGTCGTGCCGTCGTTCTCGGAACGCTATCTTTCGACGGCTTTGTTTGAAGGAATCTGA
- a CDS encoding uncharacterized protein (DUF4415 family) (product_source=COG3514; cog=COG3514; pfam=PF14384), with translation MASPPRRPRTLSDAKTEAEAVFKSLTTKKAEPVPKAPVIPGVKELVSLRIDQDVLEHFQEGGPGWQDRINAALRKAAGLAD, from the coding sequence ATGGCATCACCCCCACGCCGGCCGCGTACGCTAAGCGACGCAAAGACGGAAGCCGAAGCCGTATTCAAATCACTGACCACCAAGAAGGCAGAGCCTGTGCCCAAAGCGCCGGTCATTCCGGGCGTCAAGGAGCTGGTGTCGCTTCGGATCGATCAGGATGTGCTTGAGCACTTCCAGGAAGGTGGTCCCGGCTGGCAGGACCGCATCAACGCGGCCCTGCGCAAAGCGGCTGGCCTCGCGGACTAG
- a CDS encoding D-proline reductase (dithiol) PrdB (product_source=KO:K10794; ko=KO:K10794; pfam=PF07355; tigrfam=TIGR01918) — MTDGAVMETEVADYDVPIPYMQRTRNYYLAIGYDTPYRWAHNIDAPFQPLKKPLAQSRVAIITTAARFDPTKGDQGPGAPYNGSAKFYQVYDGDTAQQHDLRISHIAYDRAHTTATDMGTWFPLPQLHRLVREGRVGSIAPRFFGAPTNRSHRVTVETDAPEILARCKADGVDAAVLVPNCPVCHQTTALVARHLEANGISTVVMGCAKDIVEHAGAPRFLFSDFPLGNSAGKPHDIASQAFTFELALKVLESAPAARTTVQSPLRWSGDASWKLDYNNVDRMSPEELARRRRDFDAQKEAARANRVA; from the coding sequence ATGACGGACGGAGCAGTAATGGAAACCGAGGTAGCGGACTACGACGTGCCGATCCCGTACATGCAGCGCACGCGCAATTATTACCTCGCCATCGGCTACGACACCCCCTATCGCTGGGCGCATAACATTGATGCCCCATTCCAGCCGCTCAAGAAGCCGCTCGCGCAATCCCGCGTCGCCATCATCACCACGGCCGCCCGCTTTGATCCTACCAAGGGCGATCAGGGACCAGGGGCGCCCTACAACGGCAGCGCCAAATTTTACCAGGTCTATGACGGCGACACCGCGCAGCAGCATGACCTGCGCATCTCCCACATCGCCTACGACCGCGCGCACACGACTGCGACCGACATGGGTACATGGTTTCCGTTGCCGCAACTCCACCGCCTCGTCCGCGAAGGCCGCGTCGGTTCGATCGCACCGCGCTTCTTTGGCGCCCCCACCAACCGCAGCCATCGTGTAACCGTCGAAACGGACGCGCCGGAGATCCTCGCCCGCTGCAAGGCTGACGGTGTCGATGCCGCAGTGCTCGTGCCGAACTGCCCGGTGTGCCACCAGACGACCGCACTGGTCGCGCGGCACCTGGAGGCGAATGGCATCTCGACGGTGGTCATGGGCTGCGCCAAGGACATCGTCGAGCACGCCGGCGCACCGCGCTTCCTGTTCAGTGATTTTCCATTGGGCAATTCAGCGGGCAAGCCTCACGACATTGCGTCGCAGGCTTTCACATTTGAGCTGGCATTGAAGGTGCTGGAAAGCGCACCCGCCGCGCGGACCACGGTGCAGTCGCCGCTGCGCTGGAGCGGCGATGCTTCATGGAAGCTCGACTACAACAACGTTGACCGCATGTCGCCGGAAGAGCTGGCGCGGCGCCGCCGGGATTTCGACGCCCAGAAAGAAGCCGCGCGCGCGAACCGCGTGGCTTGA
- a CDS encoding hypothetical protein (product_source=Hypo-rule applied), with amino-acid sequence MAPKKQSGGATGGRSTPAKAKVKSPKRKRMADPTRDAPFRIDVANDGDLVLIRHDLSEDEIKEQADRAKTK; translated from the coding sequence ATGGCACCAAAGAAGCAAAGCGGGGGCGCGACGGGAGGCCGAAGCACGCCGGCCAAGGCTAAAGTTAAGTCTCCGAAACGGAAGCGAATGGCAGATCCCACGCGCGATGCGCCGTTCCGTATCGATGTCGCAAACGATGGCGATCTTGTCTTAATTCGCCACGATCTCTCTGAGGATGAAATCAAGGAGCAGGCGGATCGAGCGAAGACGAAGTGA
- a CDS encoding hypothetical protein (product_source=Hypo-rule applied; transmembrane_helix_parts=Outside_1_57,TMhelix_58_77,Inside_78_79), with translation MAILDFIVDMVGYTTSRVLLPILTFQKVRVDALAREQRGFNWLGLKRLSDGTLLCDATSAGWIGTFFWAFVLIAIVAMI, from the coding sequence TTGGCTATTCTTGACTTCATTGTCGACATGGTCGGCTACACGACGTCTCGTGTGCTGCTTCCGATTTTGACTTTTCAGAAAGTGCGGGTTGACGCTCTGGCGAGGGAGCAGCGTGGTTTCAATTGGCTTGGCCTTAAGCGGCTTTCTGATGGTACCTTGCTATGTGACGCAACGTCGGCAGGCTGGATCGGGACGTTTTTCTGGGCGTTTGTGCTTATCGCAATCGTCGCGATGATCTGA
- a CDS encoding nucleoside-diphosphate-sugar epimerase (product_source=COG0451; cath_funfam=3.40.50.720; cog=COG0451; pfam=PF01370; superfamily=51735) — MLNKALVVGASGIVGSATGAVLTENNWQVWGLARKPVKQDGVTPIAADLLDPASLESALSGLAPSHVFISTWLRQATEAENIRVNAAMVRHLLNAVRGGKSVRHVALVTGLKHYLGPFEAYGKGLLPQTPFREEQGRLDIDNFYYAQEDEVFAAAKRDGFTWSIHRPHTIIGEAVGNAMNMGTTLAVYASICKATGRPFLFPGSETQWNSLTDMTDAKLLARHLLWAATTPAAANQDFNVVNGDIFRWKWMWSRIAGWFGIEAVPFDGEVRPLEQQMAEDGSVWRDIAERHKLAEPKIERLISPWHTDADLGRPIEVVTDMSKSRKLGFTIYQPTDEAFFSLFERLRRERLIP; from the coding sequence ATGTTGAACAAGGCATTGGTGGTGGGAGCGAGCGGGATTGTCGGCAGTGCGACTGGCGCGGTCCTCACCGAGAACAACTGGCAGGTCTGGGGGCTGGCCCGTAAGCCTGTCAAACAGGATGGCGTGACCCCGATTGCCGCCGATCTGCTTGATCCGGCTTCGCTTGAATCAGCCTTGAGCGGGCTCGCTCCCTCTCATGTCTTCATCTCAACGTGGCTGCGGCAGGCGACGGAGGCGGAGAACATTCGCGTCAATGCTGCAATGGTGCGTCATCTCCTCAACGCGGTACGGGGCGGGAAATCCGTCCGCCACGTTGCGCTTGTAACTGGCCTCAAACATTACCTCGGGCCATTCGAGGCCTATGGCAAAGGCCTATTGCCGCAGACGCCATTCCGGGAAGAGCAGGGCCGTCTCGATATCGACAATTTCTACTACGCGCAGGAAGACGAGGTTTTTGCTGCCGCAAAGCGTGACGGCTTCACCTGGAGCATCCATCGCCCGCATACCATTATCGGTGAAGCGGTCGGCAATGCCATGAACATGGGCACCACGCTTGCCGTCTATGCCTCCATCTGCAAGGCGACGGGCCGCCCATTCCTATTTCCGGGCTCGGAGACGCAGTGGAACAGCCTCACCGACATGACCGATGCAAAGCTACTTGCGCGCCATCTGCTCTGGGCCGCAACGACGCCTGCTGCCGCCAACCAGGATTTCAATGTCGTCAACGGCGACATCTTCCGCTGGAAATGGATGTGGAGCCGTATCGCGGGCTGGTTCGGCATCGAGGCGGTGCCATTCGACGGTGAGGTTCGTCCACTCGAGCAGCAAATGGCCGAGGATGGCTCGGTGTGGCGTGACATCGCAGAGCGTCACAAACTCGCCGAACCGAAGATCGAGCGGTTGATCTCGCCGTGGCACACCGACGCCGACCTTGGCCGCCCCATCGAAGTGGTGACGGACATGTCAAAGAGCCGGAAACTGGGATTTACGATCTATCAGCCGACCGACGAGGCGTTCTTCTCGCTGTTCGAGCGACTGCGACGGGAGCGGCTCATTCCATAA
- a CDS encoding long-chain acyl-CoA synthetase (product_source=KO:K01897; cath_funfam=2.30.38.10,3.30.300.30,3.40.50.980; cog=COG0318; ko=KO:K01897; pfam=PF00501,PF13193; superfamily=56801), giving the protein MTKTPIESLLHNVQTRPQSTAFIFHEEAWSYERIASEAARLARALAAHGVRAGDRVALHMFNRPEMIIAYYACFQLGAIAAPLRTAFTTAELASLVQRLTPTVYLGELDLYYSVAAIDAAILPRDKRFVVGAASGSVDPQPWEALFDGQKSSELSIAPDIHRSAVVINTSGTTGQPKFVAHSAATLGETAELIARHWGVLAKDVIVLPLALAHMAGLATSLAYIHLGTPFILVESFDPDVVLDAFERYGCTVYIGFPTHYAQMLARQRVLPRNLSSLRLCLTGGDVCPVELQEQVFWTFNAPLYNVWAASEVLGSLTYGLKSGPVSRVVNAAQIRLVDEIGAEVPSGEVGELLIRGSNVFCGYWNDMPSTEQSLTSGWYHTGDLMRRDSAGDLWFVSRKKDIIIRGGTNISPIEVEEALVASHSAVKEAVVVGVPDAVLGQRIFGFVILADSAGETVVSEILENVGVRLAAYKIPEDLKVIDKLPLTALGKIDRKKLSQAASDLLEAGQLQMRDASSSYSKGWQNRAVAQSR; this is encoded by the coding sequence ATGACAAAGACTCCGATTGAGAGCCTGCTGCACAACGTGCAGACAAGACCCCAAAGCACGGCGTTTATTTTTCACGAGGAAGCGTGGAGCTATGAACGGATCGCCTCTGAAGCTGCACGACTCGCGCGTGCGCTAGCTGCGCATGGGGTAAGGGCGGGTGACCGCGTCGCGCTGCACATGTTCAACAGGCCTGAGATGATCATTGCCTATTATGCGTGTTTTCAGCTTGGCGCCATCGCCGCTCCACTGCGGACCGCGTTCACAACTGCCGAACTTGCCAGCCTGGTGCAGCGATTGACGCCAACCGTCTATCTCGGCGAACTTGATCTCTATTACAGCGTTGCGGCGATCGATGCTGCGATTTTACCGCGGGACAAACGCTTCGTTGTCGGTGCAGCAAGCGGTAGCGTAGATCCGCAGCCATGGGAGGCGCTTTTCGATGGGCAGAAATCTAGCGAGCTATCCATCGCACCTGATATTCACCGGTCTGCGGTCGTCATCAACACATCTGGGACGACTGGTCAGCCCAAATTTGTCGCGCATTCGGCAGCAACGCTGGGAGAGACCGCGGAACTGATCGCTCGTCATTGGGGCGTGTTGGCCAAAGACGTTATCGTTCTGCCACTCGCGCTGGCGCACATGGCGGGCCTCGCCACCTCCCTCGCTTATATTCATCTCGGCACTCCTTTCATCTTGGTGGAGAGCTTCGACCCCGACGTCGTCCTTGATGCCTTCGAACGTTATGGATGCACCGTCTATATTGGATTTCCGACACACTATGCGCAGATGCTCGCCCGCCAGCGCGTCCTACCGCGAAATCTCTCGTCGCTACGGCTTTGCCTCACCGGCGGGGATGTGTGCCCCGTCGAACTCCAGGAACAGGTGTTTTGGACGTTTAACGCTCCACTCTACAATGTTTGGGCTGCATCGGAAGTTTTAGGATCCCTGACATATGGACTGAAGTCGGGACCGGTTTCGCGCGTTGTGAACGCTGCACAGATCCGGTTGGTCGATGAGATCGGCGCGGAGGTACCTTCCGGCGAGGTCGGAGAACTCCTGATCCGTGGGTCAAATGTTTTTTGCGGTTACTGGAACGACATGCCGTCAACAGAGCAAAGTCTCACGTCCGGTTGGTATCATACTGGTGATCTCATGAGGCGAGACTCCGCTGGTGATCTTTGGTTCGTCTCCCGGAAAAAAGACATCATCATACGCGGAGGAACGAACATTTCGCCGATCGAGGTGGAGGAGGCGCTCGTCGCATCGCATTCCGCCGTCAAGGAAGCGGTCGTCGTAGGCGTGCCGGATGCCGTGCTTGGCCAACGTATTTTTGGCTTTGTTATATTGGCGGACAGCGCCGGGGAGACGGTTGTATCCGAGATCCTCGAGAACGTCGGCGTACGATTGGCGGCTTACAAGATTCCTGAAGATCTCAAGGTCATTGATAAGCTGCCTCTCACGGCGCTGGGTAAAATAGACCGAAAGAAGCTGTCACAAGCAGCTTCCGATCTTCTCGAGGCAGGCCAGCTTCAGATGAGAGATGCATCGTCGTCCTATTCAAAAGGCTGGCAGAACCGCGCTGTCGCTCAAAGTCGATGA
- a CDS encoding long-chain acyl-CoA synthetase (product_source=KO:K01897; cath_funfam=2.30.38.10,3.30.300.30,3.40.50.980; cog=COG0318; ko=KO:K01897; pfam=PF00501,PF13193; superfamily=56801): MKQTPVKALMHQVHTRPQGTAFIFHEDVWTYERLASEAARLARALAARGVRAGDRIALHMMNRPEMIVAYYACFQLNATAAPLRTAFKLAELAPLLQRLGPALYLGEMNLYHNVASIDDAILPQDRRFVLDAARDGVDVQPWELLFEGADNEPSFTPSELQHLAVLINTSGTTGQPKFVMHSADTLGESIGLLADSLNVSHKDVIIAPMPLAHISGLLTFLAWIDYGAPFVLFDSLDTEAVLDAIERNRCTVFGSFPFQYAALLELQRAEPRDTSSLRYCLTGADVCPIELQEQVTSTFKAPLYNIWGATEVLGSLTYGLKPGPVARIVKDAEIRLVDESGAEVPHGEVGELLVRGPHVFMGYWNDTQATEQAMEGGWYHTGDLMRRGEGDEIWFVARKKDIIIRGGTNISPIEVEEALVACHPAVKEAVVVGVPDPVLGERIFGFVTLAEAAGEGVVSETLKNVAARLAAYKVPEDLKVLEKLPLTALGKIDRKKLGETASDLFKTDQARTRDAPSRSKGAAPSRRRPKPVGASKQPIVMAPQGGE, from the coding sequence ATGAAGCAGACTCCAGTGAAGGCCTTGATGCATCAGGTGCATACTCGGCCTCAAGGTACCGCGTTCATTTTTCACGAAGACGTTTGGACTTATGAACGGCTTGCATCCGAAGCCGCGCGTCTGGCGCGCGCGTTGGCAGCGCGTGGTGTGAGAGCAGGAGATCGCATCGCCTTGCATATGATGAACAGGCCCGAGATGATCGTCGCCTATTACGCTTGCTTCCAGCTCAACGCGACCGCTGCACCATTGCGAACTGCATTCAAGCTCGCCGAGCTTGCGCCCTTGCTGCAGCGCCTGGGTCCGGCGCTCTATCTCGGCGAAATGAACCTCTACCACAACGTTGCATCGATCGATGACGCAATTCTTCCGCAGGATAGGCGTTTCGTTCTCGATGCGGCGCGCGACGGTGTGGATGTTCAGCCCTGGGAGCTTCTGTTCGAGGGGGCTGATAACGAACCATCGTTCACGCCATCCGAATTGCAACACCTCGCAGTCCTGATCAACACATCCGGGACCACCGGCCAGCCCAAATTCGTGATGCATTCAGCGGATACATTGGGAGAGAGCATCGGGTTGTTGGCGGATTCTTTGAACGTATCGCATAAGGACGTGATTATCGCCCCGATGCCTTTGGCGCACATAAGCGGTCTTCTGACCTTTCTCGCCTGGATCGATTACGGCGCCCCCTTCGTTCTGTTCGATAGCCTTGATACCGAAGCCGTGCTCGACGCCATAGAGCGCAATCGTTGTACGGTTTTTGGCAGCTTTCCCTTTCAGTACGCCGCGCTGCTCGAGCTCCAGCGTGCCGAGCCTCGAGACACCTCGTCACTGCGATATTGCCTCACTGGCGCCGACGTATGTCCCATCGAACTTCAGGAGCAAGTGACTTCGACATTCAAGGCTCCCCTTTACAACATATGGGGTGCAACGGAAGTTCTCGGATCACTGACTTACGGGTTGAAACCGGGGCCGGTGGCGCGCATCGTAAAAGATGCGGAGATCCGACTGGTGGACGAGTCCGGCGCAGAAGTGCCACACGGCGAAGTCGGCGAACTGTTGGTTCGCGGGCCACATGTTTTCATGGGCTATTGGAACGATACGCAAGCGACAGAACAAGCCATGGAAGGCGGCTGGTATCATACTGGCGATCTCATGCGGCGGGGCGAGGGTGATGAGATTTGGTTCGTGGCCCGGAAGAAAGATATCATCATTCGCGGCGGCACCAACATTTCACCGATCGAGGTGGAGGAGGCACTCGTCGCCTGTCATCCTGCAGTGAAGGAAGCTGTAGTCGTGGGCGTACCGGACCCCGTGCTCGGCGAACGTATTTTCGGCTTTGTCACCCTCGCTGAGGCTGCTGGAGAAGGGGTTGTTTCCGAAACCCTCAAAAACGTCGCGGCGCGATTGGCTGCTTACAAGGTTCCTGAAGATCTCAAGGTTCTGGAGAAGCTGCCTCTCACGGCACTGGGCAAGATCGATCGCAAGAAATTGGGAGAAACAGCTTCCGATCTTTTCAAGACAGATCAGGCTCGGACGAGAGACGCGCCATCCCGTTCAAAAGGTGCGGCACCGTCTCGCCGTCGCCCGAAGCCGGTAGGTGCTTCCAAGCAGCCAATCGTTATGGCTCCACAGGGCGGAGAGTAG